The DNA sequence CACTCCACTTTCAAACTGAACTTACCAAAGCCTGCTTTTCTCTGTCTCAGGGAACAGAAACCTGGGGGTTtgatttctttctgtcctttcttccctcctcccacctcttAGCCGATGAACTGCCAGAAGTCCTATGAACCTCTAGGGTCCATCCACGTGTCACCATCCACACTTACTACTTTAGGCCCCTGTTTCTTCCTGGACTTTTATTATAGCCTCCTAGTTGGTCTCCCCAGAACGACTGCTACTCCACACAGCAGCCTGAGTCATCTTTCTGGATTATACATCTGATCATGTTACTCCTTGGCCCCTAAACCTCCATCCTTCCCAGTGGTCACCGAGATCCTTAACGTGACCTACAAGCCCGGAGTGAGGGGGCCTCTGTTGTCCTCTCTTCTCATGCCAACTTCCACTCTTTGTCCCAGGCCTGAACTCTCTACACAGATTCCCCATGctctctcctttttcctcttccccaACTGTGCTTGGCTAATTTCCTATGGTCACCTCAAATTTAATCTTAAACACCACTTTTCCAGGAAGCCTTTTAGGACTCATCCCCAAGAAAGGCTGGGTGCCCTCTAGTATGCACAGAACACACTGAACTTCCCAATGAGGCACTAACTTTCAGGAGGAGCTGCATTCTAACTGCTCATCCACTGGGCTGTAAGCTCTATGAGGGCAGGAACTGGGGAAGTCTTATTCTCTCTGTACCCCTCAAACTAGCACAGAAACCTGGATTCCACTTACATTGAGGTATTCACCTCAGCATTCCCAACCCTGAGGTGCCTGGTCACCCGAGCTCAGCCAGACAGGGCTCTGTCCCCCATCCTTACTACCTGTGGAGCAACTCACCTGCAGCCTCTGCTGTTCTGAGTCCCGCTCCTGGGCAGATGCCTGGAGGAACACGGCTACCTCCTGCAGATTGCGGACACTGGCCTTGCTCTGGGCCAAGGACAGTGCCAAGTCCTGGGCCTTCTCCCTCCACTCAATCTCCCTGGCTTCTGTCTGCCTCAGGGCTGCCCGTAGTCTTTCCAGCTCTTTCTGCAGCCTGGGCCCTAAAGCATCACGTCTTGTAGAGTGGTCCGCTGCTGGACAGGCATTGTGGCTGTGGGATGGGTCCTCCAGATTCTCCCTCTGCTGGGCTTCCCTCAGCtccaggatttcctcttccttttgGGCTGGAGTTAGATGCAGCTTCCTCAGGCTCTCATGGAGGCCctttatctcttcctcttctctcttctgaCTTGGACTCTGCTTCTCTTGTATCAAATCCCCTAGTCCCCTCTGGAATGGAGACTTCTCCAATAGCTGCCCCTGTTTCTTCTGATGTCTCAGCTGTTCATCCCTCTGAGCAAGTGTTTGCTGGAGCTGCTGTAAGGCCTCCTGGTGTTGGAGATCCCGGTCCTGGATCTCACCTTCCTGCGTCCTCAGAGcctcttccagctgctgggctcgTGCCTGGCAGGAGTCCAGGGCAGCCTGCAAGGTGGCAGTGCTGGCCTCCAGGCTGTGGCTCAATTCTGCCTGCCCAAGGAGGTGCTGCTCTTTCTCCTGCAGGGCGGCCTGAGCCTTGTTGAGGGCCTCCTGCAGAGCCTCAGCCTGGCCTCGGGCAGCCTCCTCCCTATGCTGGGAGGACTGGTTATCTGCCCACAGGGCCTCCAGCTCCTGGTCCCGTTCCTTGAGCAGTGCCTCTGCCTGTAGCCAGCTGTCCCGCAGGGCCCTGGCCTCCGCCTGGTGCTCCTGTGCCCGCTCAGCATACTGCTGCTGGAGGGCCAGCAAGGCCGCCTCCTGCTCCCGAGACTTGGCCCTTAGGTCACCCAACACCTCCTCCAGGGCCTGTACCCGCTGTCCCTCCACTGCCAGCTCTTCCTGGAGCCTTCGCACATGCTCCTCGTGGTCTTCAAGCTCTCCCTGGCGCTCTTTCAGTGTCTTCTGGGCCTGCTCCAGGGCTCTCTGCAGTGTGCCTGCCTTTTCCTTCACGTGCTCCTCCTGCCCTTGCGCCTGCTGCTGCTGGTCCTGCAGGGCTTCCAGCTCCTGGTCCCTCTGGGCCAGGGCTCTCTGGGCCTCTTCCAGCTGACCCTGAAGTGACTGCTCTTTCAGGTCCTCCTGTTCCCTGGCTTCCTGCAGGTGCTGCTGCAGGACCACTATTTCCTGCTCTTGCTGGGTCAGGAGTAGACTGGTCTCACCCACCTTCCTGTGCAGGCCCTGAAGCTGCTGTTCAAGCTGGTCATTGTGCTCCTGAAGTTCCTGGATATGCTCCTGCTGACATTCCACCTCCTTCTCCTTATCACGCAGAATCAGCTTCATATGCTCAAGGCTCCCACGCTGTGCTTTCTggcccttcccttcctctgcccGCTCCTGCATCAGCTGCCTCTGAGAGGCCAGCTCCTGCCCTCGCTCTCTCAAGGACAGCTTGATCTGTTCCAGGTCCTCCTCTAGGATCTTGGTCTGCAGCATCCTCTGATCTTCAAGGACCTGGATCCTCTCCTTTTGCACCACCATTTCCTGGTCCCTCCTCTCGAGGCCCTGAGTCAGATGCTCCTTCTGCCTCTGCAGTTCCTCAATCTGTTCTTGCTGGGACTTCACCTCCTGGTCCTTCTCCTGGAGCTCTCTTGCCAGCAGGGTGCTGTGGCTCTCCAGCTCATGGATCTGGCTACTCTGTGCCTGCAGCTCCTGGCTCCTCTCCTCTAGGTCCAGTGTAAGGTGGGTCAGAGCCACCCTCTGTATTTCCCTCTGGCCCTCCAGCTCCTCGATTGCCTTTTGTTGGCACTCTATTTTGTGATGGTTTTCCTCTAGCTCCAGGGCTAGACATTCCAGAGTTACCAGCTGCTTCTTCAGATCCTGAATCTGTCCTTTCTGGGACTCTATCACTTGGGCCTTCTTCTCCAGTTCTAGAAGCTGATGCTCTAAGACGTTCCTCTGTGTCTCTTGATCCTTCTTGAGCTCTCTGATCTGCTCCCTCTGCACGGTCAGCTCCTGCTCCCGCTCCTGGACAGTCAGGGGCAGATGCTCTAAAACAGACCTGCACTTCTCTAGCTCCTGGATCTGTTCCTGCTGCAGGTCCACCTCTTGGTTCCTCTCCTTTAGGTCCAGAGATAGCACCTCCAGAGCAGCCTTTTGCAGCTCCCGTTGCTTCTCCAGTTCCTGGATTGTCCCCTGCAGAGTCTccacctcctcttctcttttggaCAGGGTCTGGGCCAGGACAGCCAAATTCTCCTGCAATGCCTTCCCGTGGGCCACCTTCAGTTCGCCCTGCTCTTGCAGAGCCTGGGCTCTCTCACGTTCACTCTCCACTTCCTCATTTTTCAGTTTCAGGGCTGAGCGAGCAGTTCTCAAGTCTTCCTCCAGCGCCCCTACAGCACTTGCCTTGGCCCTGGCTTCTGCAACAGCCACTTGCAGCTGTTGCACTTGAGCTGTCAGGTCCTCCTTGGCTGCCTGAAGTAACTCTCGCTCATTCTGGAAAACAAGACGCAAAACCACTTTAGGCTACACTTCCCTAAGACTGACCCTCCAACACAGGCCCTTCCTTTCCTTACTCTGTGGCACCACCACTGTCAAGGATTTGGACAAAGAGAACTGGCACATTCCACATAAGCTGGTAATGTAAAAGAATAGCCCTACCACATCCCAGTGCCTGCTATGCCCAGAATGAGAAAGCCTCATGCAAATGAGCCTTCTCAGATCCAGTCCTTCAGGGCAGGGAACAAAAATCTCAACATCAAATCAGAAAGAGTAATTGAAGGATCACTGAGGCCTTAATAATGGCTCTCAAGGACACAGGGACAGCCAGGGAATCTGAGACACTTGCTGAAGGAAGCCAGGCGCTACGTATGGATGGGTATGACCACATCCCAAGAAGGGCCTGGGAGCCGGAGCCTGGGCCCCAAGGGTCAACTCCTGAAGTGAGCCCTTTCCCAAACCAGTATCACCTCACCTGGGCCTCTATTCCCTGCAGCTCCGCTTGCCGTAGGCGACTCTGTAaggatgccacagattcactcaGTTCCACCAGCTCAGATTCTACAGAGTTCTGATTTGTTTCCCAGTTGGATTTCTCTTTGGGAAGATGAGAGATAGCAGAGCAAGGCCCATGGTTGGggtgaaagaaaagagggatacACAGGCAGATGGAAGATGAGGGATGGAATCAGAGGGGAGGAAGGCCAAGAAGGAGGGAATTACATCCAGTTTCACAGAGACATCACCCATCTGCCAGCTGCTCCTGTTTGTCTAGGCTCCCCAATGCTTCTAGACGCATTCATTTGCTGCCCAGTTCCACCACTGCTTGATATTCATCCCAACAAATCCTCATCTTGATCACACAGAAATCCTCAGTGCTGGATTCTAGGCAGGGTTGAGCTAGATGGCACTGGAGGTCCTTTCTAGTCCCCAGTGGTATGATTTTACAGAGGTTCCTAGAAACCAGGGTTGCTCTGCTAGCTGCCCCTCATTTATACAAAATGCACCAGAACCCAGCTCTGTGTGTGGCTCTCAGGGAGTCCTTTGGGATACTTTCAAGACTCAGATCCACTCCCCAAGTTGTCCTCTTCTCTTCTACAGTAGTGGCTTGAGTCTCAAGACCCTCccctttcatcctttcctttccacGTCACCACTCTGTTCAGCCCTTGGCTGCACACAGTTATGTTCTCCCCAGATTCCCCCTCCTCGCTATCTTTCAAACAAGCCTATAATCCTTCTGCTGCCAAAGGTTAAGGTTggagataacaaaaaaaagttacATGGATAAATGACAAAAGATCCAAAATTTTACAACATTCTATGGAACAGTCCTATCCTGGGTTGCTAGTTTTTTGGGAAGCTTAGCTAGCAACATCTCTCAGTCCACCAAATCTGTTCTTCCTGACCCCTTCTTCTATCACGGCCCTCAAAGGCCAGGAAAAGCAGAAATACAGTTCACAGGGTCATCACCCCTTTGGAAGGGCCCCTAAGTATCTTCTCACAGTTGTGGGTGAGCAGTAAAGTTGCTGGCCAATAAAAGTTCTGGCCTCTTCTGGGCTTctgacctttcttctctcctccatcCAAAACCCCCTGCCTGTCTTAAGCTTCTCACCTTCCTGGCTCTGGGACAGCTGTCTCTGCAGGTCCTGCAACTCTGCGTGGACCTGGCTCTTCTCAGCCTCTGTGTGAGTGAGACGCTGTTCTAGCTTCTGAGCTTGATCCCTCAGATCGTcctgggaaagaaagggggccaGGGCTAAACGTAAGTTCCTCCTCTTCCACAAGGCTGTCCCAGGCCAGGCCCCAGCCCTctcctgcatcagcttctgtggcagtctgccacagcctacctgcagactgctgggttaTTTACCTCAGAGCTCACATGCATCCCCGAAGTTATGACAGGCTCTGTTCCAACTGGCTGGAGCCTTGAACCCTCTTCTGACTTGTCTATGTCTTGAAACAGAACTGATGAAGTCTTAGCCCAGggtcccctctcctctccccaaacTCCTACTTCAAAGATTAGTCCAAAGCTCAAAGgtcacttcttccttccttctgacCCTCCCTAAGTCAGAATCAATTGCCCTTCCCactattttcatttgcattttattgaTCCAATTAATTCAAccgattttgttttctcttagaaTGCAGTTTAGGTTCTCAGCCATGTCACAAGTCTTCTTGAGGGCAGAGAGCaggtctttctcctttttctatcTCCAGCTCAGAATGGCTGGCATAAAggtggcattttatttttattgattgataGGTTTGCTGGGAAGCAGAATTTGCAGGACATTTAGTTTAGTCTCAGGCCTAGAATGCTCTCACAAATGGCACCCTCAGATTTTAGCGGTCTCCAATTTGTTGAGTTTTTCTTGAAGGTCTTGGTATCAAGAAAAATTCATGGCTGAGATGAAAATGATGCAAAACAACATCACACATCTGTGCAGGGTTTTGTAGTTTTTGGGCTCAATCAATTCCCCACTCGTCCAATCCTTACAACCCTATAAGCAGGCAGGCACGATCTGCCCTACTTCACTAGTGAAGCCTAGGCCCAGGAAACCAAATGCTTCGTCCCTGGTTGTCAGGTAGCCATAGAGGTAGAACTCATCTCAGCTGGACCTCAGGAATAAAACAGGTCAAACTGCTTCATGAGCCATTTTCAGGGCAAGGTGAAGGGTTCAAGTAAGGAGAACAGAGAACCATACCCGGGCCTGCTGCGCTTTCCACAGGTCTTGGTGAAGCTTGTGGAGCACAGATGCCACTGCCTCAGCTGAGAGAGCCGTCAGGAGGGGCCCTCTCTTCGATAGGATCCTGGCTCCATTCTGGTctgaaaaaatgaggaaacaCCTCCTGACTTGGCTGCACTATGAAAAGAAACAGCCATACCTCCCTTGACATGGCCTTGGCCTTCCCTCCTCAGTGAACGTTTTCTCAGCAGTTCACTCATCACACACTTTCTGTGGGCTTATTATGCACCAGCCACTATGATGGACACTAGCTAATACCAGCGATCGTTTGTTAGGCATTTAGTAAGTGCCAGGAACTGTAAGAGCTATTTTACCTCTGTAATTTCATTAACTCATCAGGAAAATCCCAAGAGGTAGGTACTTATAACATCCATATTTTAGAGTTGAGAAAATCAATCTCAGAGAGgataggtgacttgcccaagcaCACACATCTAGCAAAGaacagagctaggattcaaactgACTGAATTAATTCCAGAGTCTGTGGCCTGAGCCTTGATGCTACAGTGCCTAAGGAACTGTgttccccttccttctccccaggAACTAGGCCTGGCTTTGGCCCCAAGGACTGAGTTCCTGAGCGGCTGCCTCACCTGGCTCCGGGCTCCAGAGGGAGGCAGCAGAGTCTCCCCCGCCACACAGCTCAGCCTTGCCCTCACAGACAGACCCCAGGGCCTGCTGCAGGACAGAAGAGAGGCTGGCCAGCTGCGCCCGGGCGTGGTgcccaggctgctgctctgcggCCAGTGCCTCTAGCTGGCTCTTGGTGCTACGCAGCTGCAGCTGTAGCTGGGCTGCCTTGGCTTCCTGGGCCCACAAGGATGCTTGCAGCTGCTGCTCGGTTGCTCGAGATGCCTCCAGCTCCTCCAGTAACTGTGCTTCCTGGGCCAGAAAGACAGCCTCCTTTTCCTTCACTTCCTGCTTCAGTAATTTCACCTGCCAGGGAGGACGTGTAGTCAATCCGAGCAAGGAGTGGGTACCGTCCTAAGCCTGACCCCATGCAGTCTCTGTGCAAACCTTGAATAGAGCTGGAAGGATTTCAGTAGGCTCAGGTCTCCTCCAGGTAGGGACAAGTGTTGCCCTAGATGTGACCTGCATGCCTACCAGTGACTCCTGACACGTGGGCCTAGGCTATGCAAACGGGCTTTGACCCTGGTACCCTTGGCAACTCTTGCCAGCTCCCTGCTGATTGGAACTCTGCCCGAAAACCTGACAGTGAGCCTAATTACACCAGTCATGATAGTGGCTACCATTTCTCAAATGTTACAGTGTTTCTGACTCTATATATTCCTAGAATTGTTAAGAATTACCACCCTTGTTTTATGGATAGAGAAAATGATGCTCACACAACCAGACCTGAATGCTTCTTTGCTGCAGTCTTATCTAgatcttcctcccttcttcttcccctcccagtTCTGTCTTTCCTCTGTACCCAAGGCCTGGGGTCCTGCTGTGAGCAGACTGAGTCCTGGAAGTCTTCTCGCTGCAGCCTGCTGGACCTGGAGTAATACTGTTCCCCCTGCTCTATCTTGCCAAGCTGACCGAGCACACTTGGAAGCAGCTGCGCTTGAACCAGGCCAGTGTGAACCTCACCACTCTGGGCACCACGTTCCAGGCTGTCAGGGTCCCTACAACTCAACCCTGGGTTAGGTTCCCAAGCCTGCCACTGCCCAATCCTGGCTTCCCCCTCCTGCCAGGGCTTCTGCAGTCCCAGTATGACTGAGcaatcacccccacccccaccccaggagtgGGCTTTCACCAAGGAAAGGACCCAGAACCAGGGGCAGTACCTGGGCACTGAGCTCCTTCTGCCCTTCCTGGGCTTCCTGAATGGCCTGGTGCAGCGAGCACAGCTCCTGTTGTTGAACTGAGTCAGCTTCTTGCAAAACAAGGagtgtctgttctttttccacCAGTGACTGCATCAGGCTAAAAGAGATGTGCCAGAGGACTAGGTCATTCTCTCAGGGAATGAAGAATTTCTTCTTCATCTGACTGTCCTAAACACAGCATTAataattaaagtagaaataataatgataatgtttATGGTAATAACAATAAAAGCTACAGTGTATTATGGGATTTGGTCTCTTTGACTAATcagcaaaaagcaaacaactcaGCCAGCTTTATTTGTGAAACAAGGAAATAAAGGCTtacttcttttaaagaaaaaaaaaagctactatGTATTAAGCACCTAACTGAATGTTTCTAAGTACTTCATGCATATGATACCGCATTTCAACTTCATAGTAAATTCCAGAAATACCTATATGATACTTCAAATTCAACAAGTCCAATTCTCCCCCATCCTCTCTGcacctcccttctccccagacAACCCTTGTTAGGTTTCCTAGCTCAGGGAATGGCACCTCCATCCACCCAGTGCCCCAGCTTAGAAGTCTTGACCATATCAGAGTTCTCCCTCCATCCCACCTACAGCCCATCTATCATGACACATAATTCATTCAAATCCCTTATGGTGCCTTAAGCCCCTTCTCCAACACCCACCCTGGTTCTGCTTTAGCATCGCTCACCTGATCAATTGTACCAGTCTCCTAACTCATCTGCCCTCCTATAGTTTCATCAACAAAAGGATTTGTCTCCTCTCAAACTCTTATTGTGTTGAGGAGACACCCATTCTTCATTCTGAGTGGTCTTACCTCGCTCTGATGTTTTATGTCATCACCGTGCCTTCTAATACATCATAGGTTTGGCTGTGTCAGTCTGCCTGCTGAAAACCCCCCAAAGATTTCCTACTAAACCTAAAATAAACTAGAGACTACTTCCTGTGGCCTAAAGGCCTCAACAATATGGACTTGTCTAGCTCACATTACTCCCTCCTCACTCACCACGCTCCAGGCACACTGCACTTTCAGTGTCACACAACACCCTGCGCAATGACCCACAGAGCCACTGCCCGTGACTTCCCCTCTGACTGCAGAGAACACTCCAGCCCTTTGCATGGCCTCCCCAGTGTCTAAAGGAggtctgcccccaccccccctcATTTCTTATTCAGCATCCTGTTTCTTTCCTCCGTACCATGGAACATAATCTGTGATCATTTATTTTTGGGATGATTTGATTGATCTCTCTCTCACAAAGCTATAAATTCTATCAAGGCAGGGACCATACTGTCTTGATGAGCACTATACCCCCAAGCTAGCTCAGGGAATAATGCATGTGTAATGTGTACTctctaaatatttactaaataaattaTGTGTAAGGTTTGAAGACAGGGACCACATCCTGTCCACAGGGCTCCCTGTACAGTCCAGACCTGGAGGCACGAGAAGCTAGAGGACCTGGGTGAAGAACTGTCAACCTCCCAGTGACCACTAaagccagacaagcaaaagccaACTCCATGGCCTGTCTGGCCTACctggctttctctctctccagctcctTCTGAATTTGACTACACTCCTGGGCCTCTCTCAGCTTCTCCCAAACTTCCTGTTCCATCAGCCTCTGGGAGTCATCCTTGGAAACCAGCTGAGACTTCAAGTCCTCCACCTGGAAAGGTAAGGGCATGAGAGCCAAGGGATGGGACCAGTGGAGGGAAAGGATGCTTCTCATCTAGGGCTTTAGGGCCCTGCAAGGTTTACCACAGTTACCTGCCCATTTCCAAGTCTCTGGAGGTTCCACCAATCCTTATACACTCCTCTTAACCACCCCCTTCCCCAAGAATGTCCAGTCTAGTCATCTGTCTCCCCAGCCTCACACATGCTGTATAAAGACAGGTACAAATGAAAATCCTGGACTGAATATAATTACACTCAAAGGCAAAGTGATGGGCAAATTATGGTTCAGAACACCAGCTGATATGGGattctgagaaggaaaagcaaccagagtAGGAAAAACAATCTGGTATATAAAATACTGGATCTATGGCGAGGGTGGGAAGAAAAACTGGCTCTGGGGCTGCCCAATAAGACCTAAGTTCTGTGGTCTCCATAGACAGAGATCACTGTCCAGGGCTCTGAGAGGGATGGGCTCAGCTCTCAGCACCCCTCAGTTTCCCACTCAGTCCTGGGGCCTACCCcgcccctcccagcccaggcagCAGGGCCAAGGCTCCCCTCGTCCtgcaggaaggggtgggggagtcTGGCTGTGGGACtaggagcagggaggagggaccTGCATCTGGAGGTCTATCTTGTCCTGCCGTAGGGAGCTCCCCTCTTCTCGGAGGGCAGCAAGGTCATCTTTGTGCTGCCGGGCTGCCTGCTCCAGTTTTTGCTGAGCCTCTTGGAGCTGGGTCTGTAGCACCCCAGTGGTGTCCTGCAAAGGGAGAAGACAACAGGGAGTAGAGGAAAGCTTCCACTGGGCCTTGGTCTTGAAATTGTGTTGTAGAAATCTCTGTCATATAAATACTAGTTTTTTAGTTGGGTTGGCAAAAGCTGAGGCAGGACCCAGCAAGGCTCACTGTTTCCGCAGTGCTCCACCggctcacctcctcctcctctcctctctcacaGGGCGTGCTGGCACACCCAGGCTTTCTCGGCCAGCGTCCCTGAAGTGGAAGCACTCCCTCACCCAGACCAGAGCACCAGCCTCCTATTGTGTGTCCCTACTTCCATTTCATACCACcccccctacacacacagactctctctctctctctcgctctccaCTCAGCAtctaaagcattttaaaaaacatatatagtaAGTCATTCCCACTCTGCTTTTTAAACACCATCCCACAGTTTCCCACTGTCCTTAGAACAAAACCCAAGCTCCTACCATGGCTGACAAAGggcccctgccttcctccccactctccccGGAGCCTTTCAAGACAGAGCAACACGGCCTCCTTTCTGTGCCTGAACTCCCTgagcctgtctgtctgtctgtctaaaggcccttaagatggctattTCCTCTGCCTAAGATGTTCTTCAAATGGAtggcttctcttttttttttaatggctttattgagataagagtttatataccatacaattcacccatttagaGCATACAATTcaatgttttttagtatattcacagttgtGCAACTAGTACCACAATCAGCTTTAGAACATTTTCCTCACCCCAGAAGGAAACCCTgtgccctccccaccacccatccCCACTCCCAACCACTCATTTAGCTTCTGTCTGTGCaggtttgcctattctggacatttcttataCATGGGATCATACACTGTGAGGCTCCTGTGATCAGCTTCTTTCAGCCAGTCACACACTGTAAGGCTTTCAGGCTTCATCCCCACTGTTCCACAGGGCTGGCTCTTCAACCTTCacatctcagctcaaatgtcactttctcagggAGACCCTCCCTGACCTCCTTGTCCGAAATGGCCCCCTCTGAATCACTTTGAGTTACGTTGCCCTAGTCATTTCCTTTACAGCTCTTATTACTACCATAAATCCTCTCATGTACTTTGTGTCCACTCACTGTCATCTGCTCTGCCACCGGAAcacaagctccttgagggcagaggccATGTCTGTCATGCTGCCTACCAAACACCTTTAAGCCTGTCACGTCAGCATCTAGCATAGGGTCTGGTGCAACGAAGCCCAAAGAACTGGTCAATGTTGAATGAGTAAGTTGATGCTCGCCTGTTTTCTCTGCCCAGTACTGCCCTCCATACCTGCTCCTTTAACTTCTGAGCCTTCATGTCCTGCCTCAGACGTTCCAGTTGTTGGCTGGCATCTGCCAGCTCCTTCTGGGTCTGCAGCAGTGTCTCCAGGAGGGACACTCTCTCCTTCTCTGTTTCGAGCTGCATCTGTGGAGGAGCAGGAGGGCAAGGGCTTGCTGGATCAGGGGTCCCCATGCTGACTCACTAGGCCACAGCACATCCCAGCTCTTCTGGGGCTCTTCGGCAAACAGGGTTGGGTCTGAGGGCAAAGGAAGGTCTGAACCCACTGACTGAGGACCAGGAAGTACAAAGCCTGCCACTGGCTTGCAGGCTGACAGGATGTGGTAGCAAGAGCCCTCCCTCAGGAAGTCTGATGTCCTGCCCCTGTAGCTACCGGGGATCACCCTGCTCAGTGGTAGCAAAGTAGGTTGTACATTCTCTTCTGGAAGCACCTGCAGCACCATGCCCAGGAGTGGAAAGGAAGTGGCCAAAGGTAGGCGAGCACAGGTTGGGCATACAGCTCCAATCCTCCGAGCCTCCCACCTGGCATAGGGCGCTCTCGGCCTCGGCCCGTTCTTCCTCCCTCCGCGTCCGGAGGGCCTCCGTttctgcctgctgctccttcagCCGCATTTCCAGCTCCATTTTCTCCCTCTCTAGGCTCCCCAGAGCCTTATCCAGTTCCTGCTGGTGCCAGGAGCGCTCCTTCTCCTGGCCACATGAAGGAAACACTGTTACAACTGAATGGgtgaggagaggaggtgggggtAGAAGGGTTAGAGTGAGACAGCTGCTCACCAGCTGGgtgggcctgtttcctcatctgtcaagtgaGGCTAATCATCCCTGCCTTACCTACCTCACCAAATTTGAGGAGAATCAAAtgagatttcaaaaaaaatcaaatgatataaTATAGGTGAAAGCGTTCTAAAGTGTTGTCTAAAGTGAAACTGTCCCTAATATAAGCTACAAGTATCTGTTATTTAAAGCAACCACATCATGGTTGAAGGCTCTAACAATGAACTGTGGGGGCTGACTCACTCTctgctgcccactctcccctgtACAGGGTGGCAGAGGAAGCCTCCCAAAGTCAGGCTGAGCCTAGCTAGGTTGTCTTCTGTATTATACAAGAGCATTAGGCCAGGGCATCCTGACAGTCCCAGAGGTCCGCCAGTGACCAAAGCCTTCCCTGATTACCCAGACTAATCCAGCACCCCTATTAGGTTCTCAGGATAGTGGTGTAGGGCTCTGGACCAGGCTGCCTGGGCAACAGTCTTAAACCCAACACCACTAGTGTGACCTCAGTTCCTCTCTATCACATTTgtatgtctgtttcctcatctataaaaatggggataacaacagtatgggagaatatatttgtaaaggacatatccgacaaggggttaacatcccaaatatataaagaattcacacgcctcaacacccaaaaagcaaataacccaattaaaaaatgggtggaggatatgaacagacacttctccaaagaagaaattcagacggccaacaggcatatgaaaagatgctccacattgctaatcatcaga is a window from the Manis javanica isolate MJ-LG chromosome 5, MJ_LKY, whole genome shotgun sequence genome containing:
- the CEP250 gene encoding centrosome-associated protein CEP250 isoform X5 — encoded protein: MEKLTVDWSRSRDELMRKESQWQMEQEFFKGYLKGEHGRLLSLWREVVTFRRHFLEMKSATDRDLTELKAEHVRLSGSLLTCCLRLTVGAQCRELGRSGRLGGSEAAQLLVLTESRELEKEAHARSQESIQLAGQGDLEKAELQDRVRTLCWRELGTIPCAILMFLLASGCLTSRSSGPGKGLGQGFPSALGPPNTCSSLEMWVAELSALLTQSQKQNEDYEKMVKALRETMEILETNHAELLEHEASLSRHAQEEKLSLQQVIRNITQAMVEEEDNMAKGSGHESSLELDGSAFSFPFDSQDPDKALTLVHSVLTQRRQAVQDLRQQLSGCQEAVGFLQQQHSQWEEEGEALRQRLQKLTGERDTLAGQTVDLQGEVDSLSKERELLQKTREELQQQLEVLEQEAWRLRRTNMALQLQEDSAQGEREEQQEELHLAVRERERLQETLAGLEAKQSESLSELITLREALESSRLEGELLRQEHMEVTTALVRAEQSIAELSSSENSLKAEVADLRAAAVKLSALNEALALDKVGLNQQLLQLEQENQSMCSRTEAAEQARSTLQVGLAEAERSREALWEKNTHLEVQLQKAEETSAELQADLRGIQEEKEEIQEKLSEAHHQQEAASAQLEQLHQEANRQEEVLAREVQEKEALVRERAALEVRLQAVERDRQDLSEQLLGLSSAKELLESSLFEAQQQNSLVEVTKGQLEVQIQTVTQAKKVIQGEVRCLKLELDAERSRAEQERDIAARQLAQAGREGQTALQQQKSAHEEEVNQLQEKWEKERSWHQQELDKALGSLEREKMELEMRLKEQQAETEALRTRREEERAEAESALCQMQLETEKERVSLLETLLQTQKELADASQQLERLRQDMKAQKLKEQDTTGVLQTQLQEAQQKLEQAARQHKDDLAALREEGSSLRQDKIDLQMQVEDLKSQLVSKDDSQRLMEQEVWEKLREAQECSQIQKELEREKASLMQSLVEKEQTLLVLQEADSVQQQELCSLHQAIQEAQEGQKELSAQVKLLKQEVKEKEAVFLAQEAQLLEELEASRATEQQLQASLWAQEAKAAQLQLQLRSTKSQLEALAAEQQPGHHARAQLASLSSVLQQALGSVCEGKAELCGGGDSAASLWSPEPDQNGARILSKRGPLLTALSAEAVASVLHKLHQDLWKAQQARDDLRDQAQKLEQRLTHTEAEKSQVHAELQDLQRQLSQSQEEKSNWETNQNSVESELVELSESVASLQSRLRQAELQGIEAQNERELLQAAKEDLTAQVQQLQVAVAEARAKASAVGALEEDLRTARSALKLKNEEVESERERAQALQEQGELKVAHGKALQENLAVLAQTLSKREEEVETLQGTIQELEKQRELQKAALEVLSLDLKERNQEVDLQQEQIQELEKCRSVLEHLPLTVQEREQELTVQREQIRELKKDQETQRNVLEHQLLELEKKAQVIESQKGQIQDLKKQLVTLECLALELEENHHKIECQQKAIEELEGQREIQRVALTHLTLDLEERSQELQAQSSQIHELESHSTLLARELQEKDQEVKSQQEQIEELQRQKEHLTQGLERRDQEMVVQKERIQVLEDQRMLQTKILEEDLEQIKLSLRERGQELASQRQLMQERAEEGKGQKAQRGSLEHMKLILRDKEKEVECQQEHIQELQEHNDQLEQQLQGLHRKVGETSLLLTQQEQEIVVLQQHLQEAREQEDLKEQSLQGQLEEAQRALAQRDQELEALQDQQQQAQGQEEHVKEKAGTLQRALEQAQKTLKERQGELEDHEEHVRRLQEELAVEGQRVQALEEVLGDLRAKSREQEAALLALQQQYAERAQEHQAEARALRDSWLQAEALLKERDQELEALWADNQSSQHREEAARGQAEALQEALNKAQAALQEKEQHLLGQAELSHSLEASTATLQAALDSCQARAQQLEEALRTQEGEIQDRDLQHQEALQQLQQTLAQRDEQLRHQKKQGQLLEKSPFQRGLGDLIQEKQSPSQKREEEEIKGLHESLRKLHLTPAQKEEEILELREAQQRENLEDPSHSHNACPAADHSTRRDALGPRLQKELERLRAALRQTEAREIEWREKAQDLALSLAQSKASVRNLQEVAVFLQASAQERDSEQQRLQDFPGESQRSLLQVSGVDAEPGSWTEEKQVWAERLEHLQQAVAQLEIEQSRLQHHNVQLQTTLEQVERERRKLKRNSMRASRTGVLEISEVTAASPTQQDGRGGQKGSSDSKHMAELQKEVALLRAQLTLERKQRQDYITRSVQTSRELAGLHHSLSHSLLAVAQTPEATVLEAETRKLDKSLTQSLTSPGPVLLCPSPSTAQATSM